A section of the Citrus sinensis cultivar Valencia sweet orange chromosome 8, DVS_A1.0, whole genome shotgun sequence genome encodes:
- the LOC102621432 gene encoding protein ELF4-LIKE 1-like, with protein MDDTTSTTDTKPDNKTLTVNTNERSKVNNKKGGGRIDDSDEEEYDAEAWNTLSKSFKQVQTVLDNNRSLIERVNDNHLSRIPDNMSKNVELIREINGNISKVVSIYSDLSANFCNIVSQRRRRMGMNSGHAEGSED; from the coding sequence ATGGACGATACGACCTCAACAACAGATACAAAACCTGATAACAAGACTCTCACCGTTAACACTAATGAACGCTCAAAAGTGAACAACAAGAAAGGAGGAGGCCGCATTGATGATTCGGACGAGGAAGAGTATGACGCGGAAGCGTGGAATACGCTGAGCAAGAGTTTTAAGCAAGTGCAGACCGTTCTGGATAATAACCGTTCGTTGATCGAACGAGTGAACGATAACCACCTGTCGAGGATTCCGGACAATATGTCGAAGAACGTGGAGCTGATTCGCGAGATTAACGGGAATATCTCGAAGGTTGTCTCCATTTACTCCGACCTATCGGCGAATTTCTGCAACATTGTCAGTCAACGGAGGAGGAGGATGGGGATGAACAGCGGACACGCGGAGGGCTCAGAGGATTAG